The proteins below come from a single Myripristis murdjan chromosome 10, fMyrMur1.1, whole genome shotgun sequence genomic window:
- the syce3 gene encoding synaptonemal complex central element protein 3 has translation MTDSPSPTELQQNSDEDMLELNKELERMIEDAENISVQLAWMAYDMVVLRVSPGLQDSMQKLQDAYLRCRLTVFGEHGQEQEMDRCPDPAPCPDPTPKTDM, from the exons ATGACCGATTCACCTTCCCCCACTGAGCTTCAGCAGAATAGCGACGAAGACATGCTGGAGTTGAACAAGGAGTTAGAGAGAATGATTGAAGACGCTGAAAATATATCAG TGCAGCTGGCCTGGATGGCGTATGACATGGTAGTGTTGCGGGTGAGCCCAGGGCTGCAGGACAGCATGCAGAAACTACAAGACGCCTATCTCAGATGCAGGCTTACTGTTTTTGGAGAACATGGCCAGGAGCAGGAGATGGACAGGTGTCCGGATCCGGCCCCATGTCCAGATCCCACACCAAAGACAGATATGTGA
- the foxi3b gene encoding forkhead box protein I3-B, whose product MSSFEAQGQSPPRCGPQFPSLGQEPPELSMYSDCYYPPPSLPSPQRTTPSSYDLGDYTTMSPNPYLWFNGSGINTPPYLAATGPPGNPGPPFVPQHYGMQRPYLGPTGAGGPGGELSWFSLPSQEDLMKLVRPPYSYSALIAMAIHGAPDRRLTLSQIYQYVADNFPFYNKSKAGWQNSIRHNLSLNDCFKKVPRDEDDPGKGNYWTLDPNCEKMFDNGNFRRKRKRKSDSLSGGEGGSGGPESGDSERGSPKHAGNPALDINSTPDRIPSPSSSSPCLSSFLSEMSGVTAGAASEVGGDGLSRPLQINLPMDGPQRPTQPGSFGSYSPSSGGPEWASPLPPPPALSSSPNHSSLGYSSPILSQFNGHFYPGLGSTGILYPREGTEV is encoded by the exons ATGTCTTCATTTGAGGCCCAGGGCCAGTCCCCTCCTCGGTGTGGGCCGCAGTTCCCTAGCCTTGGCCAGGAGCCACCTGAGCTCAGCATGTACAGTGATTGTTACtaccctcctccctcactgccGAGCCCACAGCGCACCACCCCGTCCTCCTATGACCTGGGCGACTATACCACCATGTCCCCCAATCCCTACCTCTGGTTCAACGGTTCTGGGATCAACACGCCTCCTTACCTGGCTGCCACTGGCCCACCAGGAAATCCCGGACCCCCCTTTGTCCCGCAACACTATGGCATGCAGAGGCCTTACCTTGGCCCGACTGGAGCTGGAGGACCAGGAGGGGAACTGAGTTGGTTCTCCCTGCCCTCTCAAGAAGACCTGATGAAGCTGGTCAGACCCCCTTACTCATACTCCGCTCTCATCGCCATGGCCATCCACGGCGCCCCAGACAGGAGGCTGACACTGAGCCAAATTTACCAATATGTGGCTGACAATTTCCCGTTCTACAACAAGAGCAAAGCTGGCTGGCAGAACTCCATTAGGCACAACCTGTCTCTCAATGACTGTTTCAAAAAAGTACCAAGAGATGAGGATGATCCAG GGAAGGGCAACTACTGGACGCTAGACCCAAACTGTGAGAAGATGTTTGACAATGGAAACTTCCGCCGcaaaaggaagaggaagtcTGATTCCCTCTCTGGTGGAGAAGGGGGTTCAGGGGGTCCTGAGTCAGGTGACAGTGAGAGAGGCAGCCCCAAGCATGCTGGCAACCCTGCTCTCGACATTAACTCCACGCCAGACAGGATTCCCTCCCCGTCATCCTCAAGTCCCTGCCTCAGCAGCTTCTTATCTGAGATGTCTGGGGTGACAGCTGGAGCAGCCAGTGAGGTTGGAGGAGATGGGTTAAGCAGGCCGCTGCAGATCAACCTTCCCATGGATGGGCCTCAGAGGCCCACACAGCCTGGAAGCTTTGGTAGTTACTCCCCCAGCTCAGGTGGGCCAGAGTGGGCATCACCGCTGCCGCCTCCACCTGCACTGTCCTCTTCACCCAACCACTCCTCCCTGGGGTACAGCAGCCCCATCCTCAGCCAGTTCAATGGGCATTTCTACCCTGGACTGGGATCAACAGGGATCCTCTACCCTCGTGAGGGCACAGAGGTTTGA